Genomic DNA from Theileria equi strain WA chromosome 4 map unlocalized gcontig_1105316255033, whole genome shotgun sequence:
GTCTTGTGCAATGATCAACCAACTGCGGCGCAAATCAATAACATTGCCCAATCGAtacttgaaaattttaaagtcAACCAACCCTCCATTGGAGGATTGTGCAAGTTTAATGAAACCGAATCATGCGAAGATTCCGAGCTTAGTTCAGACGACGAAGAGGATATCCAGGTGTTTGCCGAAATGATTCTCCCAGAGAGTGAAAAGGAGTCAAAAACCAAGCTTTGGGATGAAATCACAAAGGACATCATGCAAAAGGTCATGAGACGACAAAAGGAAAGGAAAAAGAGGGAAGAATCTGGACAAGCTATCAAAAAACGCAAATATACAAGGAGAAAATATATGGACTACCCAGAAGCAAACAATGCAGCAGAATCAACCAAAATGGCACTCGAACGACGTGCCAAGGGATTTATTAGCCACATTAACACAAACGCCTTTAATGCACTACTATCACAAAGCTAGAGGCCTTAAAATTTCACACTGTATACTATCTGTCACCGGATTTCACTCCACCATGCTCCAGCTGCACATTTCCTGTCCACTTTGGGTCAGAGGGATGTGGCTTGATACAAGAGAAAGTGTTTTAGAGCAAAATTATCTACAAAAAGGTAAGTTTGTGCCGCATGCACATTATTTAGGTATGAATCCTTTGTCTTTAGTGTTCTGTAGATTGCACACACCACTACTCAAACAATCTCGAATTTTTACAAAGATAACCATTAAAACTGTACTAATGAATCTCTTAGGCTTAAAAATAGACTCACGAATGCATTGCGACTATTGTCTTTGGATAAGGGATTAGTGTGTAGACTCCTGTTCCTCTAATGAGGTTAGGAAAAGACATGAATGGGTTTCTACGGATGAATATATGAGGGTGGTTTACGGAATAATGTAGAATAGCCGTAATGACGGACTCCAGGTATACCTTAGGTATACTATAataatggaggatgggTGTAAGTGTCGTAGTAACAACGCAACCAGATTCAGGGGTAACAATTCAGCTTAAAGAAAAGTCACCTAGTGGAAACCCTCCTACTAAGACttatgatggaaatgacAAGATTACCATTACTGTCACAAGATATCCCTATCCTGGTGAAGGATCTGACTTCCTCAAGTTCACCCATACCCCTAATGGACAATCATTCACACTTGCAAAAGTACTAGGTGATGGAGGCAATCCTATTAGTGGAATTCCTCTTACGGGACCTAGTATGTCTGGGAAAGTAGGTTTAGTTGcagcttattactggaggTATGAATTAGATAACGCTCTCCTGATAGGAATCTACATGGATTCTGGAACTACTCAATACTATAGGAGCGATAAGAGTGGTACATGGAGTGAATATAAGGATATTAAGACACCTGTAAAAGAACCTACTAGGGATGAGTTAGACCTACTCAATTGTGAGATTAACGACGTAGTTCAAATAGATGTTAGCAGGACAGAGGGACCATATTGTCACAAACctggagattctccaaGTACTCATAAGGAGAAGAAAGTCAAAGTTGAGAAGGTACAAGATTTTTGTCAACTTCGGAATTACACGGCTTATCTTCATGTCCCAAATCCTAAGGCTCATTATGGAATAAACCTCAACACATTTAACATATCtggatttaaaaatggtaaTAATGAAGTAAGACTTAATAGTCTATCATTGCCTATTAAGGATGCTACTAGGGTTATTGTCTATATGTGTGAAGAAGTAAATAGAACACCTTTACTCATTTACTATAGCATGGTTACGAATAAACTTGATGGTTTTAATACTACTCATCATTGGTATAAGAATAGTAACGGAAAAACTCCTGATCATTGGACTGCTGAACATGAGTTATCTAAACATGGCCCAGGTTCCTATGGCAAAATCCGTGGAGTACTCGACTGTCTTGATAGTAGATGCAAACCTAAACTTGCTCCTCCTATTCCCAGTTCTCAAGTTGCTACTGCTACTCTATTAACCTCTCCTGATGCTAGGAATTCTCAAGACTCTACTTCTGTTATAAAAACCTTTTCCTATGTAACTACAGGTGTTCTTACAGCATCTGGctctcttactggattcGCCTACTTGCTCTATAAGAATACTAGAGATCCgtgggttagacagatataATTATCCTCTATGGGAATCTCAAAGGGATATATAGATGTCTTGCGTAAGCATTCCATAGAGGATAAACCAGTGGATATATAAAGCTAATCTGCCATAATTACACAGTATTAGTGACATATTAACAGATTCTACGGGGAACAAAGCGCTCTTTTGAGTAGTAATGTTTATTGTAGTAGTGATCCGTAGATGTTGCAAGGCCTATAGGATGTTCTCAAAACGTGAGTTGGTGTAGCTCCTCAGGATTCGGCAGCATACAAGCACTGCTCTACTATGCTTCTATGCATTATCCCTATTTAAGCTTTAAACCGCGATTTTACCGTTTGTCATTCATCGATCTCCACCTCTTCCTTCCCCATACCAATGGATTACTGGGGACTGAATGGGTATCGAGAAGATATACCACAGCCATTTGCTTCGTTTTTTAGTATTCATGGTAGAGAGTACGGGAAACTCGAGCATGGAGAAGAAGGTGTGCATGTGTAAGAAGAGCTTCTACACACCCCAGATAAGttaacatcttcctttacagCAGACTCCACATCCTATGGCGGTAGCATGAGGTTTTTAAGTTTGGTATTGGTTATGTATTTCCTGAAATTGGGCAGAGTCTGTTGGTGTGCCGGGAAACCTAATGTTCTCTCAATCAATCTTAGCGAGGGATCTAATGTTAACTCAATCGATATTGCCAAGGATCCAGGTCCTAATGTAGCTGAGGTTAATAATGAGAAAGATAATGGTGTAGATGGTAAAAAGTTTAATGTTAAGGATAGTGTCAAGATAACTTTAGTATTAGATAATGGAATCCAGATATGGAACGGAGGAGGTGACAAAAATTGTACAGTAATCGCAGTCCTGTAAAAACAAGGATACAACACTCTTCTTGCCATACGATATGTAGATACGAATGCTAAGAGGAAGAACGAGAAGGTAGAAGCTTATAAAAAAGATGGTAACCAGTGGAGCAAAATGACCAAAAAAGATTTTGAAGCCGCTTATGAAAGTATGAAAGCTGCCCCTGATGCCGGAAAAAAGGATCGCAAATAGACCAATCTTCTGGCACAGGTTCCCTAGatctttaaaatcaaaatgCTTCAATCTGTAAATCCGTAGACGCATACATTGATGGAGTTCCTTCCAGAGTACTAATTATAAATCCAGGTAAAACTGTCAATATCATAATGAATGGCGAAAAGTATGGGTGGGTGCATCTGGCGCTACATGCTCATACTGTATAGCGTTTTTGGAAAGTGGAGTTCCAAAAATGGCACTTGCCAATTCTGAAACGGAAAATAAAACAGTTCAGACATttttttaaatataaagcGGCCAGTGGTAATTGTttttggaagaagaaaGCAGATTGGTAGCAAACAACTGATTATATCAAGGACATCAACAACTTGAAAAAAAAACGAATGACAGATCCACTAGACTAACTCTGGATTTATCAACCGTTCCAAATGACAAAAATCACTACAAGACTATAGAGAGCAAACGTGGTGATGTTACAGTGAATTATTATGCTGCAAACTCTGGTTGTGTTATAGAAAAGGTTGCGAATGGATCGATTAGCCTATGGAGCGCTGAAAATGATACCATTTGCTTTCTCTGCGAACTACATTCCAAGGATAATTCAAAACTTCTAAGACTACACATAAAGATTGGAAGTTATCAGTTTactttccaaagttttGAACATTctgatggaaagtggaaTAGTATAACAGCTACAAATTTTACTGCTAAACTTcaaaaaatgtagtttaTTCCGGATCTTTAATACCATTAGTTATGTAAAATACTTTtcaagaatgaatggtacGAAGTCTACTGTGTAGACATTTAACTCACTAAAATCTGCCACAAGGTAgaatgttttaaatttcaaaatttgtcaTTCATCGTCATTATGTCGTGCATGAAACGCTTgttctccattttcatGCACAAAAATCCAGAGGAATAATATAAATTAAGAAGAGGGTTCTCTCTATAAGCTATCTTCtggtaaaaatgtaaaataatTCCAGGATGCGTAACCACGTTGGTaattttttcttcatccttctGGGTCCACGGGAGATATAAATTACAATTTTTAAGTAAAAATTAATACTATAGTCTTTATAAGCCCTAGTTCTTGTTAAATTTAGAAAAGTGAGTTATATAAAAGCGGGGTATTCTCCGAGAAAATCTTTATGAACTCCTCTTATGGAAGAGCTACTGGAATATAACTAGGTGTCATTAATAGCAAAAAATCAAACCTTTCATAATAGAATAAGTTTTAATACATCTCATGTCTTGCAATTGATTTAttcatttattcttccagatTCTAGTCCCCCAGACTtaacaaggaagaagagttttgCATTCAACTCCTCCCTATTCCATAAGAATATGAATATCGCATTATTGTTGTACGTTTGTTGTTTTACTAGGTTGTGTAATGGACTTTGGGGTTGTTTCTCTGGATCAAATGATGATAGAGATACCACTTCTACATCAAAACCAGCTGAAACTACAGAGGTTAATACGGTAACACTTGATTTTCTGGATATCGGAAAAGATGTTATCAAAGAACAAGTCCTCTTCGTTGAATACACTGATGAAGGGATTACCTGCAAGAGTTACACCCTGAGGGAGAATGTCACTACAACAAATGTCAAGGATGGAGATGCTACAATATGGACCACAGGAGACGAAGGGAAATATCTCAAAGTCTTGATATATTCCAAGGATAATGTCCATTTGTGTCGTATTAATGTGTTCCCTCTGGGTAACATTCCACACTGCTTTGAGAAGGTAAATGAGAAATGGGAATCACTAGAACATCCGGAATTCTCTAAAAAACTAAATGCCCTTTTAAAACCTGTAGACACAAAAATGAGACTAGAATTCATGATGTTGTCAGATGATGTAGCCGACCTTTATGAGTATTATTCCAGTGGAATGTTAGTCACTGTTGCATTCCCAAAGTTCAAGACTACAAGTGTATCCTATATAGGGGATATTTGGAAGGCTAACGGCAATGAAGAATGTACTCGTGCTCGCTTTTATACTATAGGAGGATGGTTTTGTACTCTTTATGTAAAGAAGGGTAACAGTACAGatatcaaaaattttgaatatagTAATAATCAGTGGAAATGTGTCACTAACCGTAACACACTTATAAACACCTGTAACTCCTATATACCTTCTGAGGACACCAAAACAAGTGTTACTACAAGCGTCATGGACATTACCAAGGAGGATAATGAGGTTTATAACACTAGTACTTCCACAGTATCTGGAATAAATGTCAAGAAACACACTCCACTCCCaaataaatttataaatgaggttaaagatggagaaactTTAATCTGGAAGACTCCTGATGCTCAAAGAGAGAGATGTGTATCCTGTGAGCTTAAATCAAGGGGAAACACCTCCGTAGCAATCCTAACACTAGCTACCACTTTTGACCTAAGCTTTCtctattttgaaaagaatggtactgaatggaagagtatagaAGGTGCAGAATTTAATAATAAGATCAAGGAGATGAATTGAATTAAAAACGAACAACCTCAAGAAACCACTGCCACACCCAAAAAAGAACAGAGTGATGTTCTGACATCCGAAACAAAAGTACGAACCAGCGAGCCAGAACCTAGCACTTTAGCCACGTAAAACATTAATATGTAACAAAATACATTGTACATGCACCAAATTAAGAGAGattattgaaaaatttcGAGATAATATAAGACGCGGAGACATCAAGGGTGATCAACGCGATAACTTTGGCCCTAAGTAGGTGATTTGGAATAGGTACCAACGAGAAAAAGTCAGAGATTGGTGGTAGTATGTCCGTTAAAAAGATTGCAAGTATTAAAAATGATCCTAATATTGGTTTGTAGACAAAGGCATTATTTTCCAAAGGTTCCATATAGGGGTAGTCTATATAGTTTGAAATGAAGCTTGAAAGATTCACTGCAAAGCAAATGTAGAAAACAAGTGTGTTTACAATGTTTGGTTCGAACTTAGCATCTAAATCCCCGACATAATCTGGACTTCTGAAACCCTTTCCCAAATTCCAGGTGTAGAGAAGCACAGTTCCATGTATCACTAGTTGAAAGCTCAAACTCATAAAATGAGAAGGACTGAAGATGGATTTTGCCGGTTTTTTTGTTGTAGTTTCATCTGATGGCTTTGACTTTGATAGAGCAATTACAAGATAAGTATAGAGTAGAGAATAGAGAGTTGTTTGCGCATCACTAAAATTGACACCATCTAGTGCTAAAATAGACATTCCCATTGCACTCATTAGAGAATTAATTCCCATGAGCTTGTACAACATAACAACATTTGATAGTGCGCATCTTCCGCTTTTTACCAATGTTGGGACACAATAAACATCTCCCTTATGATATGTGAACGGGGACGCTATACTGGCTTCTCCTAGTTTCAATTGTGGCATCTCATCATCCAATTCACTGGCAAGGCTTTTATATCTATCCTTCAATACCACGTTTCTATAATCTGGGGTCGTCAATCTATGAGCAGGTGAATTCGTAGATTTCTTAACACCCGTTGGGAAATTCAATTTTCTCTGCGTCACAGATTGTGGCTTTGCAGGCGAAGCCTTCAGTACAGAAGTAGGTGGTTCAACACGCTTATTTTTCTTCAGTGGGTTATTCAAGAGAGACAAACCAACATGAGCCACCTTCAGGGCTGCAATATCATTTGTACCATCTCCACACATTGCAATGATCTTTCCAGCATTTTTAAACGTTTGAATGATGAACTCCTTTTGCTGAGGGgacattcttgcaaaaACTGTGCAGTTTAGAATGATCTTTGAGACATCCTGTTGACTAATCTTCAACCCAGAATCCTCCGTGGAAGCATCCTGTGAAGATGCCTTGAGGAGCGAATCAAGAGTAGGTCCAGTAAGGCACAATCTGTACACCTTGAGTAAGTATGACATCTCAAATAGAATATCAGAGTTGTTAGATATCGAAAATACATTTTCACCGTTGCGCTTCTTCCATACAAAGGAACCGTTGACAAATGTCAATATGGCGAAATCACCAAAATCAGGAGCCTCACCATTTTTGCCATACTTTATCAAGTTTTCCATATTTCTTGGTTTTAATGCCATTGAAACCGCCCCGAAAAGACGTTTAAATGCCTGCTTTGTTTTGGTAATTGGACATTTAATTTCCGATAGGGGTTGTGTATCCACACTTCTTGCAGAGAGTGGACACTTGCCACCTATAGGAAGCTTGTCCGATGAATGTGAAACTGGGCATTTAGAATCTTTGCCAACGTATTGTTGATAGAGGGGACAAACTTCCATTCCTGTAGCTGTCGGTTTAGAAATCGGACACTTGTCAAAAAACTCCTTGTAAGATTCAGGGTCTTTAGAGTCACCTTTTGAAATGGGACATTTTGATTCCAAGCCCTTGCTCTTTATGGGAAATGGACATCCTGCAGTATCAGACAACTTTGGAGAAGCTCCAGATGGTTTCTTCCTATAGAGAGGACATCTTTCAATAGCAGGTTTATAGCCACTCTCTTGTGAAAATTTCGAGATTGGGCATCTAGAAGGCGATTCAACCATGCCCTTTGATTGGAATGGGCACTTTTCTGGACTTTCACCCGTTACAGGAAATGGACATTTATTTGGTGTACTTGTTCCAGAGACCTTTGGTTTTGAAATTGGGGCGTACTTTCTGGTCTTTACAAAACTTTCAGAGCGATCCGCAATTTCAGTAACACCCGCAACGTGGCATGCGGTCAAAACGTTATCGCCGGTAATCATAATGAGTTTGTGTCCATTTAGGCGTCTCATGCATGGTAAGCAAGATGATTTTATAGGGGCCTCAAGAGCCAAGAATCCTGAAAACTCCAAATCCTTTTCAATAAGAGTCCTATCTATAGCAAGTAGAGTTTCGTTTGGAATGTCATAAAGTCTTTTATATGCCAAAGTAAGCACTCTCAATCCCTTTATCGTGAGTTGCTGACAAACATGATCATAGTATGGAGGAACGTCTCGAAGTAATTTGCGGATATGGTCTGGCGATCCCTTGCAGAGTAGCACTGACTCTCCATCAAAACTTTCTTGGAATGAAAGGCTTGAAAGGTCCTCAAGATTTGAAAAAAAGTCAGAATCTCTTGACCAAAGGGTCGACTTTCCAGAAATATTGGCTATAACAGCCATTCTTCCCAGTTCAGAAGTAAATTGCCACCTTCTGATAATCTTGATACGTAGTGAAGATTCCCCAGATTTATCGTAAACCATTGATGGCAAAGATTCCACCGAAGAACCATCAGGCAAGAGATTAAATCCAAAGAACTCAAAAGAAGCCTTCTCCATAGGGTCTCCAACAATGGAATTTCCTACTTTATTCAGTGAATGACATCCTCCAATAACCATTGCAGATGAAATTGGAAGCTTTTTCGTTAAGGTATCCTTGTTGTTCAAAGTTTCTGGATCGGAAAATACACCAACTACGCTCATGGAGTCCTCAGAAAGGGTTCCCGTTTTGTCAAACGCACAAACGTCAAGAATACCCGCAAACGGCAGCCTAAATGGCTCAGTGCAGTAGAGACCTTTCCTTCTGAGTTGTACAATGGCAATAGTTACAGCCATTGAAAGAGTTACTGGAAATTCCGGGGGTATAACAGAAACTAAGATTCTGGAAGATACGAGCAAGAGCTTCTTCATGGAACTGCTTTGTGCCCTTTTGAATACCACAATGCATGCGGATATTGCAAACATTAAAAGAATTCCGAGAAAACACCACCCCTCAGCGGTAGATGCAGTCACACGTTCCCCAGAGTGGGTAATTGCATGAACCAAACGTCCTTGGTAACTTTCAAATCCGGTTCTAAGGACTAGACATATACACCCAGCTTTTCCTGCCTTAATTCCATTCCAGTCTGCACTTCCTGGACGTGACAACACTATGGATGTGCCTGCAAAGATAGTACTGTTTCTCAAGTCAAGAGCCTTGTTACTGGGATCAGCTGCACTCTTAAACTGTGGTATCGATTCACCAGTAAGAATTGACTCATCTACAACAACTTCACCAGAGAGAATGAGGCTATCTGCAGGAGCTAAGGTTGGTGTAGatccagattctccataGATAAGGATGATGTCCCCTGGGAAAACATCAGTGCTTAGTACAGTAACCCACTTGGAGTCCCTGTAAACATGGAGTCTTGACGGTGGTAATCTCATTGCATTTATCCTATCATATTCCATAATCCTCTTGTAGACCATTTGCACTTCAATAATAACCATTGATGCGATTGAAATTAGGGAATAATAGAGATAATCATCTAGAATCCACAAAAGTGTTGTTATAAGTTGGAATTGGAAAAATGGTGCCAAAAATGCGTCCATAAGCATTTTCCAGAAATTGCATTTTGGAATTTCATAATCATTTGGACCATACAAGTCGGAGCAGATTGACAAGTTAGATTCTAGTCCACTTTTTGGGGGTGACAGAACTTCCTTGGTTGACAATCCAGTCCAATCTGACAAGCTTGATACATCTATTCGATCAATGTGTTCAACTGGTTTGAAGCGATGAGTTGTTTTATCCAACAAAAACTTCTTGTGATCATGCATATAATAAATTGAGAGCCTAGAACGTTCAATAGCCAATAGAGCATCCTCAACCGTTCTCTTTGGCTCATTTACAGCCTTTGTTTTGTCCTGAACCTGATGAACAAAAACGTGCGTAGCTTTATCGAGGATAAAGGTGTAAAAACCCAGGGTTCCTTCTCTGTGTCCACATTTGCTGTAGAAAATCAATAGCCTCAGGGGGAGAATCCAGATTGATAACACCAACGCCAAGAGTACTACGAGTGTGAGAAACACAGAGAGTAGGTACAGACGCTCATTGGAAGTGAGTGAGTCGAAAAACTGCGCCACAACACTTGGCGACAAATTTCTCACCGATATCCCTAGACTATCCTCTTTAATTACTTCATTTACTAGTAACAGATGAAAAAATGATGTTTTAACTCTAACCAGTGAGTCGCGCTGGAACAGACTAGATAACAAGGCCAGTAGACAGACGGGCAGGGAATTAACGTAAACAAACGCCTTATTCCGGTAACTATATGCCGTCCTGAGCAGCTTAACCTCGACCATATTGTTAAAGCTCTGTATATTTGCAATTGAGCTGGTCACAATTGTTTATTCATGAAATTGTGTGTATTTACTTTCATGTTGCACAGTTATAGCGATAATTCAAGATTTCTCGTTGATTAACGTAGACTTTCCGAACACCTTCCATTAAATCCCTAACACCAGACTTAAAACACACAATGGAGGAACCATTTAGAGTGTATTCTCACCGCTGATTTTCGTTACTGATGGGGTGGTGATTCCATATCTTCCCAAACATTCGCTTTGGAGTTTAATTTTTCACACAAGAGTCTAATTCCGTGGCCTGTGACTCCATAGAGCTTGGCTTAGGTGGCATAAAGGCGTACAATAATGGAAAGTGGCATTTAAATACAGTACCAATGGCAGACCTGGAAAGCAGCCCAGAAATGGCTCATAGTAGCCCAAAGATCGAGGAAGACCAAGTAAAAAGTGCAGCTATACCCAAATTACCACTACTTGGAGCCTCACTTCTCTACATGATTGCAAGTAAGTCCGTTGGAAACCTACACACTGGATTCCAAAATCCTGCGTTTTTCGCCAACACAAATTTTGCAGATTATATGAATACATTTGGCAACTTGTCAATGTATGTCGGATCGTATATGTATACAGTTGGCAAAAATGAGTGGCTGAGATATCGCAATATCTCTGCCGTTTTCGGTATCATCGTCTTGTTCCAGAGCCTGAGTGGACTCTTTGCCGCGGACTTTCAGCGATATTTTGGAACAAAGTTGGCTATAATACTGAGTAGCAGTGTCATTGCACTCTCATTTGTCCTTTGCGCCTTTGGACTATACAGTTACAGTGCCTTTGTGACCTTCTACGGAGTGATACCTTCTATCGCCTCTGGTATGTCTAGGTTATTTTCATGCCTGTGGAATGTATAAAAACTGtaaatatggaatatttaGGTCTTCTTTTGCCGTTACCGCTGGATATAATGCTCAAGAGACACTCGAAACACAGGGGTTTCGTTTGTGGATTTATATACTTTGTCGGTGGAATAATCTCAATCTGCTTAATTCCAGTGCAGACTTACTTTGTCAATATATcagatgaaaagtttggGGATTCTCTCAGTGCTttaggtttgtttttgcGTGGAAATTATTCATTTGAAAACAGAGACATTTCATAAACCAATGGGAGTAGTTGATAGGATACCCAGACTCTTTATTTGCCAAGGAATAATATACTTGTTATCAATGGTGTGTTAGTGCAGAAGTAATTCATAAATTCGCAGCTATTAGCATTGAAATTTCTGGGTATTCGAGAGGCTACTCAGCCGATGGAGGGTACCAACTCTGATCTCGAATATGAGACCTTTATTAcaaaaagtttgtttatatAGCTGTTGACCTTATATATAAAAACTGTAGGATTGGTGGATCCAAAGGAGTCAAGCGATGCAGATACTGTGTTTGGTAGCGCATTATGCTATACATTGTGGCTTTTCCTACTCTTGTGCTGGTTATCCTCAATATACATTCATACGTACTGGAAGGTTGCAGCTTTGAAAAAGCTGGATATTCCAGATTTGACAATATCGATTATCGGAACAATAGCAGGGTTTGCAAATTTATTTGGAAGATGTATTTGGGGTTTTATATTTGACAGCTTTGGATGGAAGTTGTGCTGGACCTTTTTGCTCATAGGTTCCTCTGCAGCTACAGCAGGCACgcaatttttgtttgaGCCAAACGTTAGATTTTATACAATGTGGTAAGTGCACCAATGTATTTAACGCAAATGCTTTAGGGTAACACTTGTCTACTTTATTCATTCTGGAGTATTGACAATTTCTCCCATGACTGCACACAGACTTTTTGGCCCATcggtttgtttattttaatgAATGCAAATCCTCTACAGAAGTTCGTAAGTGCCATTGGATTTTTGAATACATCGAGGGGCGCCGCGGGTATTCTATTTACGGGCTATGCTTTTTATGGACTAAAAAAGTCTGACACTTATTTGCCAATTGCGATTTCTGGGTTATGTTTCGCTGGCTTATCTGTAGTAAAGTTTTTGGCTGACCAGTTAGCCCATGGACATAATAGCTAGTATATATTTGCAAGTAACAATTTATTGGTTCACTGAGGATAAATGTGACATTGCATGTAGTAAACTTACAATAGAGGGATGTATCAATTGTCTGAGGCATCTCTGGCACATCAACTTCAAATCTCTTTTGTACATCTGCCAGTGCGCTTGAGTCTTCGGGTGATGCCACAAAGGTGATAGCGAGTCCCTTGGTACCGAAACGACCTGCCCTGCCAACTCTGTGTAGGTAAGAGTCTGTTGAATCTGGCATATCATAGTTGATAACAATGTTGACACGTTCGACATCGATTCCACGTCCAAATAAGTCAGTAGCAACCATGATACGTTTgtcaaaatttttgaatTGCGTGTAACGAGAAATCCTTTCAGATTGCTCGAGACCTGATGGAATTGTTCACAAGTAGAACAACAAACCTGCATGAATAGCGATTGAGGGGAAATTGCACTCGGAGAGCAAATTATCGAGGGTGATTGCTCTTGAGACACTCTTTACAAAGATGATAACCTGGTTAAACTCCAGACTATCCAGCAAATCATTCAGTTTTCTGTTCTTATCACTTTCCTCCAGCTTGATGTAGTATTGCAAAAGACCGTGCAGTGTCAATTTGGATTCATCGTCCACAAATACTTCTACAGGGGATTGCATGAACCTCTTGCACAAATCTCTAATGCTACTGTTCATTGTAGCGGAGAAGAACATAACTtgcttcttctttggagtGCTCATGAAGATCGATTGCACATCTTGTCTCATGTCCAACTTTTCCAGACACTTGTCACATTCGTCAAGGACAAAGTGGCGAACACCCTCCACGTTCAAATGTTTTCCCTTGATAAGGGCCAGGAGACGACCTGGAGTACCCACCAAAATATGTGGGCACTTTGTTGGATCGCTTAACATTGCGATATCCTTTTGGATGGGGATACCACCGTATACAACTTCACAACGAACGCCAGACAAGTATTTGCTGAAACGATCGAATTCATTTTTAATCTGGAAAGCAAGCTCACGAGTATGTGATATTCCGATACAAGCAATCTTTGGCTCGCTAGTAGCCTTTGCTTCACCATCAGCTTCCCTCTTTACTCCTCCGGTGACAACATCACCTTCCTCAACTTCGATTTGTTGCAAGATGGATAGGACGAAAACAGCAGTTTTTCCCATACCAGATTTAGCTTGGCATAGAATGTCAACACCGGTGATAGCGTGTGGAATTGTTTCATGCTGAACTTCAGAGGGATGCTCAAAACCGGCATCGCTGATTGCTCTCAAAATTTCTGGTTTTAGAAAAAAGTCTCTAAAGCCGCTTGCATGGATTGCCACATAACTACCGCGGCCCATAACACCGTCAGAGCGGCCGCCTTTTTT
This window encodes:
- a CDS encoding DEAD box ATP-dependent RNA helicase family member protein (encoded by transcript BEWA_014390A), encoding MAKAKAAPTEDLVDYEEEESEKIISTKDVIKSAAGKKGGRSDGVMGRGSYVAIHASGFRDFFLKPEILRAISDAGFEHPSEVQHETIPHAITGVDILCQAKSGMGKTAVFVLSILQQIEVEEGDVVTGGVKREADGEAKATSEPKIACIGISHTRELAFQIKNEFDRFSKYLSGVRCEVVYGGIPIQKDIAMLSDPTKCPHILVGTPGRLLALIKGKHLNVEGVRHFVLDECDKCLEKLDMRQDVQSIFMSTPKKKQVMFFSATMNSSIRDLCKRFMQSPVEVFVDDESKLTLHGLLQYYIKLEESDKNRKLNDLLDSLEFNQVIIFVKSVSRAITLDNLLSECNFPSIAIHAGLEQSERISRYTQFKNFDKRIMVATDLFGRGIDVERVNIVINYDMPDSTDSYLHRVGRAGRFGTKGLAITFVASPEDSSALADVQKRFEVDVPEMPQTIDTSLYYKPAKHNPEIAIGK